The Haloarcula laminariae genome includes a window with the following:
- a CDS encoding helix-turn-helix domain-containing protein has product MEYVDETAAKIIVAARPGDSIRRIAQKIDGSYSWVYDWIQRLEDAGFIRREDGVYIENHAVRDRYYDLLAAISRAVPPSINDGYVIPHFAGMPFAYTKIDGVYVWTHGGYQIARGHDDYPIFIKVAGQDVERWTAFFDEFGIPSRIEERPDATDSDAAVSYVLFPTSGEITREWVDGNPVIPLDEAIEHMLEYRVNYEPALEMIADEYDRDIDASHEDPHHNIDCRWGIFRD; this is encoded by the coding sequence ATGGAGTATGTCGACGAGACCGCGGCGAAGATCATAGTCGCGGCCCGGCCGGGCGACTCGATCCGGCGAATCGCCCAGAAGATCGACGGCTCCTACTCGTGGGTCTACGACTGGATCCAGCGGTTGGAGGACGCAGGCTTCATCCGACGTGAGGACGGCGTCTACATCGAGAATCACGCTGTCAGGGATCGCTACTACGATCTCCTCGCGGCCATCTCTCGCGCTGTTCCGCCCTCGATCAACGACGGCTACGTCATTCCGCACTTCGCGGGGATGCCGTTCGCGTACACGAAAATCGACGGCGTCTACGTCTGGACCCACGGCGGCTATCAGATCGCCCGCGGCCACGATGACTATCCGATCTTCATCAAAGTCGCCGGCCAGGACGTCGAACGGTGGACGGCGTTCTTCGACGAGTTCGGCATTCCGAGCCGGATCGAAGAGCGGCCGGATGCAACCGACTCCGACGCGGCCGTCTCGTACGTGTTGTTCCCGACGAGTGGGGAGATCACTCGCGAGTGGGTCGACGGCAATCCGGTCATTCCGTTGGATGAGGCAATCGAGCACATGTTGGAGTACCGGGTGAACTACGAGCCGGCGTTGGAGATGATCGCCGACGAGTACGACCGCGATATCGACGCGTCCCA